The Streptomyces sp. NBC_00162 genome window below encodes:
- a CDS encoding polyprenyl synthetase family protein yields MNSLSYLDLHRELSQDIDAEIAAALERLDPASATARTAVAELLEQRKLKYPISVLPLLVHGAETGFPEPAVPISAVHLLWWTSACHLDDLADGNGSAASDGLTENETLLASVIAGNILPVQIILSQRVPESVHGELLTEIVNGSIAAADGQMADMRGDAAGATRGSVIETYRGKSGAPYGMITAMAAILSGTKCERVELWREFGYVFGIIWQLFNDQEDILSGRNEDLANGTVTYLLACAVEDAAPESRGRILDLCAAAGRSRQARGELAGLLRAPALLDRYRADIDGYRDEAHRLLDELGGDEVYLPVLRQLVDNSARMLLEPDLAPDNARDGAPGATTGAS; encoded by the coding sequence GTGAATTCCCTGTCGTACCTGGACTTACACCGGGAACTCTCTCAGGACATCGACGCGGAGATAGCGGCCGCGCTGGAACGGCTCGACCCCGCCTCGGCCACGGCCCGGACCGCCGTCGCCGAACTCCTGGAGCAGCGGAAACTGAAATATCCGATCTCGGTACTGCCCTTGCTCGTGCACGGTGCCGAGACGGGCTTCCCCGAACCGGCCGTGCCGATTTCCGCCGTGCACCTGCTGTGGTGGACTTCGGCCTGCCATCTCGACGACCTGGCCGACGGGAACGGCAGCGCGGCTTCCGACGGGCTCACCGAGAACGAGACACTGCTGGCGTCCGTCATCGCGGGAAACATACTTCCCGTCCAGATCATCCTGTCGCAACGGGTTCCGGAGTCCGTGCACGGCGAACTGCTCACCGAGATCGTGAACGGCTCGATCGCGGCCGCCGACGGCCAGATGGCGGACATGCGCGGGGACGCGGCCGGCGCCACGCGCGGCTCGGTGATCGAGACCTACCGCGGCAAATCCGGCGCACCCTACGGCATGATCACCGCGATGGCCGCGATCCTCTCCGGAACGAAGTGCGAGAGGGTGGAGCTGTGGCGTGAGTTCGGCTATGTCTTCGGCATCATCTGGCAGCTGTTCAACGACCAGGAGGACATCCTGTCCGGCCGCAACGAGGACCTGGCCAACGGCACGGTGACCTATCTCCTCGCATGCGCCGTCGAGGACGCGGCTCCTGAATCCCGTGGGCGCATTCTGGATCTGTGCGCCGCCGCCGGGCGATCCCGGCAGGCACGAGGAGAGCTCGCGGGCCTCCTGCGGGCACCCGCCCTTCTCGACCGGTACCGCGCGGACATCGACGGCTACCGCGACGAGGCGCACCGCCTCCTGGACGAACTGGGCGGAGACGAGGTCTATCTGCCGGTGCTCCGACAGCTCGTGGACAACTCGGCCCGGATGCTGCTCGAACCGGACCTCGCGCCCGACAACGCGCGGGACGGCGCCCCCGGCGCCACCACCGGCGCCTCCTGA
- a CDS encoding SAM-dependent methyltransferase produces the protein MTVECEPVGVVVGGRAEAVDDDWGRETAVIRLDAGRFGPEALYGLEEFSHVEVVYHFDRVPVEKVETGARRPRGNPDWPLVGIFAQRGKNRPNRLGVSRCRVVKVDGLDVHVEGLDAVDGTPVLDLKPYMAEFGPRGELRQPEWATALMRDYY, from the coding sequence ATGACGGTGGAGTGCGAGCCGGTGGGCGTGGTCGTGGGTGGCCGCGCGGAGGCGGTCGACGACGACTGGGGGCGCGAGACGGCGGTGATCCGCCTGGACGCCGGCCGGTTCGGCCCCGAGGCGTTGTACGGCCTGGAGGAGTTCTCGCACGTCGAGGTCGTCTACCACTTCGACCGGGTGCCAGTGGAGAAGGTCGAGACGGGCGCACGGCGCCCCCGGGGCAACCCGGACTGGCCGCTGGTCGGCATCTTCGCCCAGCGCGGCAAGAACAGGCCGAACCGGCTCGGCGTCTCGCGGTGCCGGGTGGTGAAGGTGGACGGCCTGGACGTCCACGTGGAGGGCCTCGACGCGGTGGACGGCACCCCCGTACTCGATCTGAAGCCGTACATGGCCGAGTTCGGTCCCCGCGGCGAGCTGCGGCAGCCGGAGTGGGCGACGGCCTTGATGCGCGACTACTACTGA